One genomic window of Streptomyces sp. NBC_01498 includes the following:
- a CDS encoding acetate/propionate family kinase, with protein MAGHEREPVLVADAGATSVHLTVYANDGTALASYDDMSVPEDRLSGQLRNLLRYAPAPTAVGHRIVHGGPELRRHTVVDDTVREEIALTADLAPSHVPPALHVLDAARELLPNVPHVACFDTAFHTGLPPAAREFAVPESWREEYGVRRYGFHGLSYAWALGRTAELLDRPPGELRIVIAHLGGGCSVCAVRDGVSVDTTMGFTPLDGLVMTCRSGAVDPGALTWLQTRHGLSAQEIDDALNHRSGLLALSGSSGDTRDLVRDRAAGDTRAALALDVFTHHCRAGIASMAASLDRLDALVLTGEIGVDQPEVREEICAGLGVLGVTGGLRVPPASDGVRALPVSEPDAAVPVVVVPSGETRQIDRETRRLLRAG; from the coding sequence GTGGCCGGTCATGAACGAGAGCCCGTCCTGGTGGCGGACGCCGGGGCCACCAGTGTGCATCTGACCGTCTACGCCAACGACGGTACGGCGCTCGCCTCGTACGACGACATGTCCGTCCCGGAGGACCGCCTGTCGGGACAGCTGCGGAACCTGCTGCGTTACGCGCCCGCGCCCACGGCCGTCGGTCACCGGATCGTGCACGGCGGCCCGGAGCTGCGCCGGCACACCGTGGTCGACGACACGGTCCGTGAGGAGATCGCCCTGACGGCGGATCTGGCGCCCTCCCACGTGCCGCCGGCTCTCCACGTCCTCGACGCGGCCCGTGAGCTGCTGCCCAACGTGCCGCACGTCGCCTGCTTCGACACCGCGTTCCACACCGGACTGCCGCCCGCCGCACGGGAGTTCGCGGTGCCCGAGAGCTGGCGCGAGGAGTACGGCGTACGGCGCTACGGCTTCCACGGCCTGTCCTACGCGTGGGCCCTGGGCCGTACGGCCGAACTGCTGGACCGGCCGCCGGGCGAGCTGCGGATCGTCATCGCGCATCTGGGCGGCGGGTGCTCGGTGTGCGCGGTACGCGACGGCGTGAGCGTCGACACCACCATGGGTTTCACCCCGCTGGACGGTCTGGTGATGACGTGCCGCAGCGGCGCCGTCGATCCCGGCGCGCTGACCTGGCTTCAGACCCGGCACGGTCTGTCCGCGCAGGAGATCGACGACGCCCTGAACCACCGTTCGGGGCTGCTGGCGCTGTCCGGTTCCTCCGGCGACACCCGTGACCTGGTACGCGACCGGGCGGCCGGTGACACTCGCGCCGCGCTGGCGCTGGACGTCTTCACCCACCACTGCCGTGCGGGCATCGCGTCGATGGCCGCCTCCCTGGACCGGCTCGACGCGCTCGTCCTCACCGGGGAGATCGGTGTGGACCAGCCCGAGGTGCGCGAGGAGATCTGCGCCGGGCTCGGGGTCCTCGGGGTGACCGGCGGTCTGCGGGTGCCCCCGGCGTCCGACGGGGTCCGCGCCCTTCCGGTCAGCGAGCCGGACGCGGCGGTCCCGGTGGTCGTCGTCCCGAGCGGGGAGACGCGCCAGATCGACCGGGAGACCCGGCGGTTGCTGCGCGCGGGCTGA
- a CDS encoding DUF2267 domain-containing protein — translation MHHDEMIGKIQALARLPDRGSTERATRAVLRTLGERLPAGLADHVAAQLPPDLAACLRRPAESAAAGGRDTGSGERFDLVAFTGRVSDRAGTGEDAALRESAAVLEVLDAALSPELMDKIAAALPVDIGALLPSGRAGGGGGGGPRGRTGTR, via the coding sequence ATGCACCACGACGAGATGATCGGGAAGATCCAGGCCCTCGCCCGACTGCCGGACCGGGGATCCACCGAGCGGGCGACCCGGGCCGTGCTGCGGACACTGGGCGAGCGGCTGCCCGCCGGGCTCGCCGATCATGTGGCGGCGCAGCTTCCGCCGGATCTGGCGGCCTGTCTGCGGCGTCCGGCGGAGTCCGCCGCCGCCGGGGGCCGGGACACCGGTTCCGGTGAGCGGTTCGACCTGGTCGCCTTCACGGGGCGGGTCTCGGACCGTGCCGGCACCGGGGAGGACGCGGCGCTGCGGGAGTCGGCCGCGGTGCTGGAGGTGCTGGACGCCGCGCTCTCCCCCGAGCTGATGGACAAGATCGCCGCCGCGCTGCCCGTCGACATCGGCGCGCTGCTGCCGTCCGGCCGCGCCGGCGGGGGCGGGGGCGGGGGTCCCCGAGGCCGTACCGGGACACGCTGA
- a CDS encoding NADPH-dependent F420 reductase has product MRIGIIGAGHIGSTLARHFAGIGHEVVIANSRGPETLAELVDGIEGSVRAVGAGEAAWFGQVVVVSVPYGRVGELPLGELRDKVVVDTCNYSPERDGHEPDLDDDSTTSSEKVRARTHSNLVKAFNAIRWDVLRDRGRPKGAPDRLGIPLSGDDEEAVAVVAGLIRDIGFDPVNAGHLGGGGRKHQPGTDVYTAELTAHELDARLHAL; this is encoded by the coding sequence ATGCGTATCGGAATCATCGGCGCGGGCCACATCGGCTCGACGCTCGCCCGGCACTTCGCCGGCATCGGCCACGAGGTGGTCATCGCGAACTCGCGCGGCCCCGAGACGCTGGCGGAACTGGTCGACGGCATCGAGGGCTCCGTACGGGCCGTGGGCGCCGGGGAGGCCGCGTGGTTCGGCCAGGTCGTCGTCGTGTCCGTCCCGTACGGCCGTGTCGGCGAGCTGCCCCTGGGCGAGCTGCGCGACAAGGTCGTCGTCGACACCTGCAACTACTCTCCGGAGCGGGACGGCCACGAACCCGACCTGGACGACGACTCGACCACCTCCAGCGAGAAGGTACGGGCCCGGACCCACTCCAACCTGGTCAAGGCGTTCAACGCCATCCGCTGGGACGTCCTGCGCGACCGGGGCCGCCCCAAGGGCGCCCCGGACCGCCTCGGCATTCCGCTCTCCGGCGACGACGAGGAGGCCGTGGCCGTGGTGGCGGGGCTGATCCGCGACATCGGCTTCGACCCGGTGAACGCCGGCCACCTCGGCGGCGGCGGACGCAAGCACCAGCCGGGCACGGACGTGTACACCGCGGAGCTGACCGCCCACGAACTGGACGCGCGACTGCACGCGCTCTGA
- the lanKC gene encoding class III lanthionine synthetase LanKC: MNKGYAVFCDADRHFYDSPHRLSPAADTTASATSTGTAARGTADEYEAARRPVPEGWQRHRSGDWLAFRPVEHELPAQGWKIHVSACLDNAESILARTIEYCVARRIAFKFVPSRYLLHTRNAKYADRGASGKFITVYPVDDEQFGRVAGELDALLAGEPGPYILSDLRWNSGPVHVRYGSFTRRDCYADGALRPAIENAEGRLVPDPRGPVFRIPDWITPPEVLRPHLEARAATTVAESPYVVEQALHFSNGGGVYVARDSRTGEKVVLKEARPHAGLAADGADAVTRLRREREALEKLSGLACTPEVRDAFELGGHHFLVLEFVEGKPLNSFFARRHPLIDADPGAERLADYTRWALRVYGLVEKAVAEVHGRGIVFNDLHLFNIMVSEDESSVALLDFEAAAPAADNGRQTVANPAFVAPAGRRGYDVDRYALACLRLALFIPLTSLFAVDRGKAAHLADVVAREFPVDRAFLDEAVAEIMRDPGAPAARSTGPSRPAPYLPAEPADWPASRDSMVRAILASATPDRDDRYFPGDIAQFATTGGGLSFGYGTAGVLYALAESGADPCPAAEEWLLERTKQPESGTPLGFYDGLAGLSWTLHRLGHPHRALELAELTLRQPWDDLPADLHGGAAGLGLALSALGEATGESGLDDAALRCAELAARAVDATPPGTMVDGTHRAGLLYGGAGVALLFIRLYERTHDTALLDLAAKALGGDLDRCVQGAGGTLQVNEGWRTMPYLGAGSVGIGTVLDDYLAHRADERFERARGEIVRAAQATFYAQPGLFRGAAGMVLHLSRTSATGPGTEPADIARQMGTLAWHALPYQGQLAFPGEQMMRLSMDLATGTAGCLLAVAAAQAEKPARLPFLPPLKKRPMNRLRLES, encoded by the coding sequence GTGAACAAGGGTTACGCCGTGTTCTGCGACGCGGACCGGCACTTCTACGACTCGCCCCACCGTCTGTCCCCCGCCGCCGACACGACCGCCTCGGCCACCTCGACCGGGACCGCCGCACGCGGCACCGCCGACGAGTACGAGGCCGCGCGGCGCCCGGTGCCCGAGGGGTGGCAGCGGCACCGGAGCGGTGACTGGCTGGCCTTCCGTCCCGTCGAGCACGAACTCCCCGCCCAGGGCTGGAAGATCCATGTGTCCGCCTGTCTGGACAACGCGGAGTCGATCCTCGCCCGGACCATCGAGTACTGCGTGGCCCGCCGGATCGCGTTCAAGTTCGTGCCGAGCAGGTACCTGCTGCACACCCGGAACGCCAAGTACGCCGACCGCGGCGCGAGCGGCAAGTTCATCACCGTCTACCCGGTGGACGACGAGCAGTTCGGCCGTGTCGCCGGGGAGCTCGACGCACTGCTGGCCGGCGAGCCGGGCCCGTACATCCTGAGCGATCTGCGCTGGAACTCCGGCCCCGTGCACGTCCGTTACGGCAGTTTCACCCGCCGCGACTGCTACGCCGACGGCGCGCTGCGCCCGGCGATCGAGAACGCCGAGGGCCGGCTCGTACCCGACCCGCGCGGCCCGGTCTTCCGCATACCCGACTGGATCACCCCGCCCGAGGTCCTGCGCCCGCACCTGGAGGCCCGCGCCGCGACGACGGTGGCCGAGTCGCCGTACGTGGTGGAGCAGGCGCTGCACTTCTCCAACGGCGGGGGCGTGTACGTCGCCCGCGACAGCCGGACCGGCGAGAAGGTCGTCCTCAAGGAGGCCCGGCCGCACGCGGGTCTGGCGGCGGACGGCGCCGACGCGGTGACCCGGCTGCGCCGCGAACGCGAGGCGCTGGAGAAGCTGTCCGGGCTCGCCTGCACCCCGGAGGTGCGTGACGCGTTCGAACTCGGCGGCCACCACTTCCTGGTGCTGGAGTTCGTGGAGGGCAAGCCCCTCAACTCCTTCTTCGCACGCAGGCATCCGCTCATCGACGCGGACCCGGGCGCCGAGCGGCTCGCCGACTACACCCGGTGGGCGCTGCGCGTGTACGGGCTCGTGGAGAAGGCCGTCGCCGAGGTGCACGGGCGCGGGATCGTCTTCAACGACCTGCATCTGTTCAACATCATGGTCTCCGAGGACGAGTCGTCCGTCGCGCTGCTGGACTTCGAGGCGGCGGCGCCCGCCGCCGACAACGGGCGGCAGACGGTGGCCAACCCGGCGTTCGTCGCCCCGGCGGGCCGGCGCGGCTACGACGTCGACCGCTATGCCCTCGCCTGTCTGCGGCTGGCCCTGTTCATACCGCTGACCAGTCTCTTCGCGGTCGACCGGGGCAAGGCGGCGCATCTGGCGGACGTCGTGGCACGGGAGTTCCCCGTCGACCGGGCCTTCCTGGACGAGGCGGTGGCGGAGATCATGCGCGATCCGGGTGCCCCGGCCGCCCGGAGCACCGGGCCGAGCCGGCCCGCGCCCTATCTGCCGGCCGAGCCCGCCGACTGGCCGGCCAGCCGCGACTCCATGGTCCGCGCGATCCTCGCCTCCGCCACCCCGGACCGCGACGACCGCTACTTCCCCGGTGACATCGCCCAGTTCGCCACCACCGGCGGCGGTCTCTCCTTCGGCTACGGCACCGCCGGAGTGCTCTACGCACTCGCCGAGAGCGGCGCCGACCCGTGTCCCGCCGCCGAGGAATGGCTGCTGGAGCGGACCAAACAGCCCGAGTCCGGCACCCCGCTGGGCTTCTACGACGGCCTCGCGGGCCTCAGTTGGACCCTGCACCGGCTCGGTCATCCCCATCGCGCCCTGGAACTGGCCGAACTGACACTGCGTCAGCCGTGGGACGACCTGCCCGCCGATCTGCACGGCGGCGCCGCCGGCCTGGGCCTCGCGCTCAGCGCGCTCGGTGAGGCGACCGGCGAGAGCGGACTGGACGACGCGGCCCTGCGCTGCGCGGAACTCGCCGCCCGCGCCGTGGACGCCACTCCCCCGGGCACGATGGTCGACGGTACGCACCGGGCCGGACTGCTGTACGGCGGCGCCGGTGTCGCACTCCTCTTCATCCGCCTGTACGAACGCACCCACGACACCGCCCTGCTCGACCTCGCGGCGAAAGCACTGGGCGGCGACCTGGACCGCTGCGTACAGGGCGCGGGCGGCACGCTCCAGGTGAACGAGGGCTGGCGCACCATGCCCTACCTCGGCGCGGGCAGCGTCGGCATCGGGACGGTCCTCGACGACTATCTCGCCCACCGCGCCGACGAGCGGTTCGAGCGGGCGCGCGGCGAGATCGTACGGGCGGCCCAGGCCACCTTCTACGCACAGCCCGGACTCTTCCGGGGCGCGGCGGGCATGGTGCTCCATCTCAGTCGTACGTCCGCGACCGGGCCGGGCACCGAACCGGCCGACATCGCGCGGCAGATGGGCACCCTCGCCTGGCACGCGCTGCCCTACCAGGGCCAACTCGCCTTCCCCGGAGAGCAGATGATGCGGCTCTCGATGGACCTCGCGACCGGCACCGCCGGTTGTCTGCTGGCAGTCGCCGCCGCGCAGGCGGAGAAACCCGCGCGACTGCCCTTCCTCCCGCCGCTGAAGAAGCGGCCCATGAACCGGCTCCGCCTGGAGTCGTGA
- the ramS gene encoding mycelium formation morphogenetic lantipeptide SapB produces the protein MNLLDLQSMETPKEEAMGDVATGSRASLLLCGDSSLSITTCN, from the coding sequence ATGAACCTTCTTGACCTGCAGTCGATGGAGACCCCGAAGGAAGAGGCCATGGGCGACGTCGCCACCGGCAGCCGCGCCAGCCTGCTCCTCTGCGGCGACAGCAGCCTGAGCATCACCACCTGTAACTGA
- a CDS encoding ABC transporter ATP-binding protein, producing MKTPPAAGRRTSADRDATAAGLLLGAARHSAGRTTAVFLCSAASAGASLALPAVLGRTLDLLLRRSPGADPWLLACAALVVAEVLLDALVAMLGGTTGARSTAWLRTRGVNRLLAAWPGHAARFPAGDVTVRLTANATEAGTAPVAAATLGASLLAPVGAVAALFLIDPWTALTFLAGLPLLMLVLRAFARGSSDSVASYQRVQADIATRLVETLAGARTIAAAGTEERDRDRVLAPLPELAAQGTRMWRIHGAAVARSGVLLPLLTTAVLAVGGLRLASGDMSVGELLAAARYAALAAGVGTAAGLLGSLIRSRAAARRTAGLTALPSMTYGTRSLPPQGGGRLELRGVAVRHEGRAVLDGVDLTVDGGMSVAVVGRSGAGKSTLAAVAGRLTEPDEGTVLLDGVPLGDIPHDELRDEVGHAFERPVLFGATLAEALAGRAPLPEERTGRTRPLGAGAGRDTGERVRAAARAASADAFVRLLPHGYATAPHAAPLSGGELQRLGLARAFARAGRLLVLDDATSSLDTVTEHQVERALAGEVRHGTRLIVAHRLSSAARCDRVVWLEEGRVRATGTHEELWRTPEYRALFAPPEPGPSETASWETAPPEPGAHQPARPEPGPSQPGPPGPGPSETAPAVTPYARSVPPAPAVVTEAADR from the coding sequence GTGAAGACGCCGCCCGCCGCCGGCCGCCGCACCTCGGCCGACCGTGACGCGACAGCCGCCGGGCTCCTGCTGGGCGCCGCGCGGCACAGCGCGGGCCGTACCACGGCCGTCTTCCTCTGTTCCGCCGCCTCGGCGGGCGCCTCCCTCGCCCTGCCGGCCGTTCTCGGCCGGACCCTGGACCTGCTGCTGCGGCGGAGTCCCGGCGCCGACCCGTGGCTGCTCGCCTGCGCGGCTCTCGTCGTCGCCGAGGTGCTGCTGGACGCGCTGGTGGCGATGCTCGGCGGCACGACCGGCGCCCGTTCGACCGCGTGGCTCCGCACCCGGGGCGTGAACCGGCTGCTCGCCGCGTGGCCCGGCCACGCCGCCCGCTTCCCGGCCGGTGACGTGACGGTCCGGCTGACCGCGAACGCCACCGAGGCGGGTACGGCGCCCGTCGCCGCCGCCACGCTCGGTGCCTCGCTGCTCGCACCCGTGGGGGCGGTCGCCGCGCTGTTCCTGATCGACCCGTGGACCGCGCTGACCTTTCTGGCGGGGCTTCCGCTGCTGATGCTGGTGCTGCGCGCCTTCGCGCGCGGTTCGTCGGACAGCGTCGCGAGTTACCAGCGTGTCCAGGCAGACATCGCGACGCGGCTGGTGGAGACGCTGGCCGGGGCCCGTACGATCGCCGCCGCCGGGACGGAGGAGCGTGACCGAGACCGGGTCCTCGCCCCGCTGCCCGAACTGGCCGCGCAGGGCACCCGGATGTGGCGGATCCACGGTGCGGCCGTGGCCCGCAGCGGGGTACTGCTGCCGCTGCTGACGACGGCGGTCCTGGCCGTCGGCGGACTGCGCCTCGCGTCGGGGGACATGAGCGTGGGCGAGTTGCTGGCCGCCGCCCGGTACGCGGCGCTCGCCGCCGGGGTCGGTACGGCGGCGGGCCTGCTCGGCTCGCTGATCCGCAGCCGTGCGGCGGCCCGCCGGACGGCCGGGCTGACGGCGCTGCCCTCGATGACGTACGGGACCCGGAGCCTGCCGCCGCAGGGGGGCGGCAGGCTGGAGCTGCGCGGGGTGGCCGTACGGCACGAGGGCCGCGCCGTCCTCGACGGCGTCGACCTGACAGTCGACGGGGGCATGTCGGTGGCGGTGGTGGGGCGTTCGGGCGCGGGCAAGTCCACCCTGGCGGCGGTCGCGGGGCGGCTCACGGAGCCGGACGAGGGAACCGTCCTGCTGGACGGTGTCCCGCTCGGCGACATCCCGCACGACGAACTGCGCGACGAGGTCGGTCACGCGTTCGAACGGCCGGTCCTCTTCGGCGCCACGCTGGCCGAGGCACTGGCCGGCCGCGCGCCGCTCCCGGAGGAACGCACCGGGAGGACGCGACCGTTGGGAGCCGGGGCCGGGCGGGACACCGGGGAGCGGGTCCGGGCGGCGGCGCGGGCGGCGAGCGCGGACGCGTTCGTACGGCTGCTGCCGCACGGGTACGCCACCGCGCCGCACGCCGCGCCGCTCTCCGGGGGCGAGCTGCAACGCCTGGGCCTGGCACGGGCGTTCGCGCGCGCGGGGCGGCTGCTGGTGCTGGACGACGCGACCTCCAGCCTGGACACCGTGACCGAGCACCAGGTGGAGCGGGCCCTGGCCGGGGAGGTCCGGCACGGTACCCGGCTGATCGTCGCCCACCGGCTCTCCTCGGCCGCCCGCTGCGACCGGGTGGTCTGGCTGGAGGAGGGCCGGGTGCGGGCGACGGGGACGCACGAGGAGCTGTGGCGCACTCCGGAGTACCGGGCCCTGTTCGCCCCTCCGGAACCCGGACCTTCGGAGACGGCATCCTGGGAGACCGCCCCGCCCGAACCCGGCGCGCACCAACCCGCGCGGCCGGAACCCGGACCTTCGCAGCCTGGCCCGCCCGGACCCGGACCTTCGGAGACCGCCCCGGCCGTGACGCCGTACGCGCGGTCCGTGCCCCCCGCGCCCGCCGTCGTCACCGAGGCGGCCGACCGGTGA
- the msrA gene encoding peptide-methionine (S)-S-oxide reductase MsrA, with the protein MSTHTATEKAVLAGGCFWGMQDLIRGLPGVISTRVGYTGGDVANATYRNHGTHAEGIEIVFDPEKTSYRQILEYFFQIHDPTTLNRQGNDIGLSYRSAIYYLGDEQKRVAEDTVADVEASGLWPGKVVTEVAEAGPFWEAEPEHQDYLVRYPDGYTCHFIRPGWKLPARAGR; encoded by the coding sequence ATGAGCACACACACGGCTACGGAGAAAGCGGTCCTCGCGGGCGGCTGCTTCTGGGGCATGCAGGACCTGATTCGCGGTCTGCCGGGGGTGATCTCCACCAGGGTCGGTTACACGGGGGGAGACGTCGCGAACGCCACGTACCGCAACCACGGCACCCACGCCGAGGGCATCGAGATCGTCTTCGACCCCGAGAAGACCAGCTACCGCCAGATCCTCGAATACTTCTTCCAGATCCACGACCCCACGACACTCAACCGCCAGGGCAACGACATCGGTCTCAGCTACCGGTCGGCGATCTACTACCTCGGCGACGAGCAGAAGCGCGTCGCCGAGGACACCGTCGCCGACGTCGAGGCGTCCGGCCTGTGGCCGGGGAAGGTCGTCACGGAGGTGGCCGAGGCGGGCCCCTTCTGGGAGGCCGAGCCCGAGCACCAGGACTATCTGGTCCGCTACCCCGACGGCTACACCTGCCACTTCATCCGTCCGGGCTGGAAACTTCCGGCCCGCGCCGGTCGTTAG
- the ligD gene encoding non-homologous end-joining DNA ligase, whose protein sequence is MSSLLDTLPADERGRLRHGRSGALLASAPILATASDRRVFGDGWIFERKLDGVRVLAVRDTSGVRLLSRTGRRLDATYPEVVAALEAQECADFTVDGEVVAYIDGRTDFARLQRRMGIDDARRARATGVAVTYHLFDLLRLDGADLTSVSLRSRKSLLRRALSFRAPLRFTTHRNAGGRELLDRACADGWEGLIAKRAAGRYEPRRSTGWLKLKCQRGQEFVVGGYTEPSGSRVGFGALLLGHYEDGRLRYAGKVGTGWDHATLVALRRRLDEAAIPRSPFADVVRERAPHWTEPRLVAQIAFTEWTRDGMLRHPRYLGLREDRDPAEVVRERPV, encoded by the coding sequence ATGAGCAGTCTCCTGGACACCCTGCCCGCCGACGAACGGGGCAGGCTGCGGCACGGCCGGTCGGGAGCGCTGCTGGCGTCGGCGCCGATACTCGCCACCGCGAGCGACCGACGGGTCTTCGGCGACGGCTGGATCTTCGAGCGGAAACTGGACGGCGTACGGGTGCTGGCCGTGCGCGACACCTCGGGCGTTCGGCTGCTGTCGCGGACCGGGCGGCGGCTCGACGCCACGTATCCGGAGGTCGTGGCGGCACTGGAGGCGCAGGAGTGCGCCGACTTCACGGTGGACGGCGAGGTCGTCGCGTACATCGACGGCCGTACCGACTTCGCGCGGCTCCAGCGGCGGATGGGCATCGACGACGCCCGCCGGGCGCGCGCCACCGGAGTGGCCGTCACCTACCACCTGTTCGATCTGCTGCGGCTCGACGGCGCCGACCTGACCTCGGTCTCGCTGCGCTCACGCAAGTCGCTGCTGCGGCGGGCACTGTCCTTCCGGGCGCCGCTGCGCTTCACGACCCACCGCAACGCGGGCGGCCGGGAGCTGCTGGACCGGGCGTGCGCCGACGGCTGGGAGGGCCTGATCGCCAAACGCGCGGCGGGCCGCTACGAGCCCCGGCGCTCGACGGGCTGGCTGAAGCTCAAGTGCCAGCGGGGGCAGGAGTTCGTGGTCGGGGGCTACACGGAGCCGTCCGGCTCCCGCGTGGGCTTCGGCGCGCTGCTGCTCGGCCACTACGAGGACGGGCGGCTGCGGTACGCGGGCAAGGTGGGGACGGGCTGGGACCACGCGACGCTGGTGGCGCTGCGCCGGCGTCTGGACGAGGCGGCGATCCCCCGGTCCCCGTTCGCCGACGTGGTCAGGGAACGGGCGCCGCACTGGACGGAGCCCCGGCTGGTCGCCCAGATCGCGTTCACCGAGTGGACCCGGGACGGCATGCTGCGCCACCCCCGGTATCTGGGACTGCGGGAGGACAGGGACCCGGCGGAGGTGGTGCGGGAGAGGCCGGTCTGA
- a CDS encoding VOC family protein, translated as MTTPDSRLPRFHLAIPVDDLAAARRFYGDVLDLPEGRSSDTWVDWNLHGHQFVTHLSPHRPEPVRNAVDGHDVPVPHFGLLLTPPEFHALADRLRAAGTAFVIEPYLRFEGLPGEQWTMFLLDPSGNALEFKAFADDGQVFAA; from the coding sequence ATGACGACCCCCGACTCCCGTCTCCCCCGCTTCCACCTCGCGATCCCCGTGGACGACCTCGCGGCGGCCCGCCGCTTCTACGGCGACGTCCTCGACCTCCCGGAAGGCCGCAGCTCGGACACCTGGGTGGACTGGAACCTCCACGGCCACCAGTTCGTGACCCACCTGTCCCCGCACCGCCCGGAGCCGGTCCGCAACGCGGTCGACGGCCACGACGTGCCGGTACCCCACTTCGGCCTGCTGCTGACCCCACCGGAGTTCCACGCCCTGGCGGACCGGCTCCGCGCGGCGGGCACGGCGTTCGTGATCGAGCCGTACCTCCGCTTCGAGGGCCTGCCGGGCGAACAGTGGACGATGTTCCTGCTGGACCCGTCGGGCAACGCACTGGAGTTCAAGGCGTTCGCGGACGACGGGCAGGTGTTCGCGGCCTGA